Proteins found in one Mytilus edulis chromosome 2, xbMytEdul2.2, whole genome shotgun sequence genomic segment:
- the LOC139510920 gene encoding uncharacterized protein, which yields MKGGDSDETYSTTPLNIKKRRRRKSSRPSPSSQVEDKRQRTNSEISSESDTVSESEQSDCNSRGKVEMSNPSDLLPKVSLTEIDIVRIAETVKQLLKDDIDKTVERVVNEKQKHLIDRINDIEEKQCKMESTLKIKTNQLNELHVKNTKLQEKVDDLEQHSRKGLLRLSDVPFSRGENTTEKVIDIVKRIGVNIKVDDISVSHRTGKFKENKTRQIIARFPKHDLKVEILKSAKKLREIPGLHDICINQDLTKTRDEIAFKARAYVRNHRLKATWVVDGKIMIIGNDNKKHAVTRMYDLNDYVFQSDNFTEINEIEDNQETEMQYASNGHDRVSEQPASDVPVQLYTSALGTNK from the coding sequence ATGAAGGGAGGCGACTCCGACGAAACATACTCTACAACCccattaaacattaaaaaacgtcGACGCCGAAAATCTTCAAGGCCATCACCGTCGTCGCAAGTTGAGGACAAGAGACAACGTACAAATAGTGAAATAAGTTCCGAGTCGGACACAGTCAGCGAGTCAGAACAATCAGATTGTAATTCTAGAGGAAAAGTCGAAATGAGTAATCCATCAGACTTGCTTCCTAAAGTATCTTTGACTGAAATTGATATAGTTAGGATAGCCGAAACTGTTAAACAGCTACTGAAAGACGATATTGACAAGACCGTCGAGAGGGttgtaaacgaaaaacaaaaacacttaaTTGACAGGATAAACGACATAGAAGAAAAACAATGCAAAATGGAATCAAcccttaaaataaaaacaaaccaacTAAATGAGCTGCATGTAAAAAACACTAAACTACAAGAAAAAGTTGACGATCTCGAACAGCACAGTAGAAAAGGTCTACTCCGTCTAAGTGATGTGCCTTTTTCAAGAGGTGAAAATACTACTGAAAAGGTGATTGACATAGTAAAAAGGATAGGAGTGAACATAAAAGTTGATGACATTAGCGTAAGCCATCGTACAGGAAAATTCAAGGAAAATAAAACTCGCCAAATCATTGCAAGGTTCCCAAAGCATGATttaaaagtcgaaattttaaaaTCGGCCAAGAAACTTAGAGAAATACCAGGTCTTCATGATATTTGTATAAACCAAGACTTAACAAAGACGCGAGATGAAATAGCATTCAAAGCTAGAGCGTATGTGCGCAACCATAGACTTAAGGCAACATGGGTGGTTGATGGAAAGATCATGATTATTGGGAACGACAACAAAAAACACGCCGTCACACGTATGTATGATCTGAATGACTATGTTTTCCAATCCGATAACTTTACTGAAATAAACGAGATTGAAGACAATCAAGAAACAGAAATGCAGTACGCGTCGAATGGTCATGACAGGGTCAGCGAACAACCAGCTAGTGACGTTCCTGTTCAACTTTATACGAGTGCTCTAGGTACTAATAAATGA